In the Rhodothermaceae bacterium genome, one interval contains:
- a CDS encoding T9SS type A sorting domain-containing protein, translated as MTYTLDPSPPAGLSFDATTRILSGTPTTPMEITPYTYTAVDTYSRTIHLEFEISVAGFESEVATQFLTVGVPFTPIQLPEAIGGQPPMTYTLDPSPPAGLSFDATTRILSGTPTTPMDRTTYTYTALDTDSRPIYLDFEISVAGAVQFQSTVTDYSFPRATPISPIILPAATGGTAPVIYNLHPKLPSDLSFADSTLTITGTPFFVTDNTQYTYFAIDVNGSADTLQFSLMIYSPVSIQTETLPTTFALKSNYPNPFKRSTRIMFDLPSKAKISVEVLDVAGRLMRRIPAQTIPAGWSQGVDFNGADLPSGMYVYRVQIVSTEGVQDTHTGRFIVVR; from the coding sequence ATGACGTACACTCTGGATCCGTCTCCGCCAGCAGGCTTAAGCTTTGATGCGACCACGCGGATCCTTTCCGGTACCCCGACCACTCCTATGGAGATCACTCCCTACACATATACAGCTGTGGATACTTACTCCAGGACCATCCATCTGGAGTTTGAAATCTCGGTTGCAGGTTTTGAATCTGAAGTTGCCACCCAATTCTTGACTGTCGGAGTCCCCTTCACTCCAATCCAGCTTCCAGAAGCAATCGGAGGACAGCCTCCGATGACGTACACTCTGGATCCGTCTCCGCCAGCAGGCTTAAGCTTTGATGCGACCACGCGGATCCTTTCCGGTACCCCGACCACTCCTATGGATAGGACTACCTACACATATACAGCTTTGGATACCGATTCCAGGCCCATCTATCTGGACTTTGAAATCTCAGTTGCAGGCGCGGTCCAATTCCAGTCCACCGTAACAGATTACTCGTTTCCCCGCGCGACTCCCATTTCTCCAATCATATTGCCCGCTGCAACGGGAGGGACCGCGCCAGTGATCTATAATCTCCATCCCAAGCTTCCATCTGACCTCTCTTTTGCTGATTCCACACTTACCATCACTGGGACTCCTTTTTTCGTCACCGATAATACACAATACACGTACTTTGCCATCGATGTGAACGGGTCTGCCGATACATTGCAGTTCAGCTTGATGATCTATTCTCCTGTGAGTATACAAACTGAGACTCTACCCACTACGTTCGCTTTGAAAAGTAATTACCCCAATCCCTTCAAGCGCTCCACCCGGATCATGTTTGATCTACCCTCCAAAGCCAAAATATCCGTGGAAGTACTGGATGTAGCCGGAAGACTCATGCGACGAATTCCCGCCCAGACAATTCCGGCGGGCTGGAGCCAAGGTGTTGACTTTAACGGAGCCGATCTGCCATCGGGAATGTATGTTTACAGGGTGCAAATTGTCTCGACTGAGGGTGTTCAAGACACACATACAGGACGTTTCATAGTCGTCCGCTGA
- a CDS encoding HAD hydrolase-like protein yields MGAPFASLEKSKDFLIAIDSDGCVFDTMEVKHKECFCPVTIRHYGLQAVSKFVRDSWEFVNLYSVDRGMNRFPALVRVIDQLRTRPEVLRRGVTIPVLEELRDWIHTKPKLGNPALADAAERIPALVDALAWSEAVNQAVTEMVHGVPPFPYVHDVLSKATNQADMMVASSTPVDALHREWGEHGLSEYVQVIAGQEMGSKSHQLSTLAGSQYASDHMLMIGDAFSDYRAAKSVEACFYPVLPGEEESSWERLQHEALDRFFACEYQGSYEQGLISELRERLPEHPPWERKA; encoded by the coding sequence ATGGGAGCCCCGTTTGCGTCATTGGAAAAGAGCAAGGATTTCTTGATTGCGATTGACTCGGATGGTTGTGTCTTTGACACAATGGAGGTGAAACATAAGGAGTGCTTCTGCCCGGTTACGATTCGTCACTATGGTTTGCAGGCAGTCAGCAAATTTGTCAGGGATTCGTGGGAGTTTGTGAATCTGTATTCTGTTGACCGGGGCATGAACCGCTTTCCTGCACTGGTGCGGGTCATTGACCAGTTGCGTACGCGTCCAGAAGTTCTCCGTCGCGGGGTGACTATTCCGGTTCTGGAAGAACTCAGGGACTGGATACATACAAAACCAAAATTGGGGAACCCCGCACTCGCCGATGCTGCCGAGCGGATTCCTGCGCTGGTGGATGCATTAGCTTGGAGTGAAGCAGTCAATCAGGCAGTGACGGAGATGGTGCATGGGGTTCCACCATTCCCTTATGTGCATGACGTGCTTTCAAAAGCCACGAACCAGGCGGATATGATGGTTGCTTCCAGCACGCCAGTAGATGCTCTGCACCGGGAATGGGGCGAGCATGGGCTGTCAGAGTATGTACAGGTGATTGCAGGCCAGGAGATGGGCTCCAAATCCCATCAGCTATCTACCTTAGCAGGCAGTCAGTACGCTTCTGATCATATGCTTATGATTGGGGATGCATTCAGTGACTATCGGGCTGCGAAGAGTGTGGAAGCATGCTTTTATCCAGTCCTGCCGGGCGAGGAAGAATCTTCTTGGGAGCGGCTTCAGCATGAAGCACTCGACCGGTTCTTTGCCTGCGAGTATCAAGGCTCTTACGAACAAGGACTGATCAGTGAGCTGAGGGAAAGGCTTCCAGAACACCCACCTTGGGAACGGAAGGCATAG
- a CDS encoding sugar phosphate isomerase/epimerase — protein MHLGFVSAIVPELSVEEVFSLASELSYDCVELMCWPKGKATRRYAGVTHVDVQSLGRKEAQTLQTLSSESGVAISALGYYPNPLSPDPEEAKVSISQIRHLIDAAVLLKLDTVNTFIGRDWHRSVEDNWPQVMEVWKPLVTYAEERQIRIGIENCPMYFTNDEWPSGKNIAYSPAIWRRLFNDLDSSAIGLNYDPSHMIWQQMDAFEPIRTFADRLFHIHAKDVRLDQNRLNEVGILSVPNSFHTPKLPGLGDVDWGKFFSFLTDAGYNGAVCVEVEDRAYEGSLESRIAALRQSVTYLRQFVPAQESL, from the coding sequence ATGCATCTCGGATTTGTTAGTGCGATTGTGCCTGAATTATCGGTCGAAGAAGTTTTTTCTCTTGCCTCAGAGCTGTCCTATGATTGCGTTGAGTTAATGTGTTGGCCAAAAGGGAAGGCGACGCGGCGCTATGCGGGTGTTACGCACGTAGATGTTCAGTCGCTGGGTCGAAAGGAAGCACAAACGCTTCAAACTTTGAGTTCTGAATCTGGTGTCGCAATCAGCGCTCTGGGCTATTATCCAAACCCACTGTCTCCTGATCCGGAGGAGGCGAAAGTTTCGATCTCACAGATCCGACATTTGATAGATGCGGCCGTACTGCTTAAGCTGGACACGGTCAATACATTTATCGGGCGTGATTGGCATCGCTCTGTTGAGGATAATTGGCCCCAGGTCATGGAAGTGTGGAAGCCACTTGTCACCTATGCAGAAGAGCGGCAGATTCGCATTGGGATCGAAAACTGCCCGATGTATTTCACTAATGATGAATGGCCCTCAGGCAAAAATATCGCCTACTCGCCTGCAATCTGGCGTCGGCTCTTTAATGATCTGGACAGCAGCGCCATCGGGCTCAATTACGATCCGTCTCACATGATATGGCAGCAGATGGATGCGTTCGAGCCGATCCGCACGTTTGCTGATCGTCTCTTTCATATTCATGCCAAAGATGTTCGGCTTGACCAGAATCGTCTCAACGAAGTTGGGATACTGTCCGTACCGAATTCTTTCCACACTCCCAAATTGCCTGGGTTGGGAGATGTAGATTGGGGGAAGTTTTTCTCCTTTCTCACGGATGCAGGATACAATGGAGCCGTCTGCGTTGAAGTTGAAGATCGAGCCTATGAGGGATCTCTGGAATCGCGGATCGCCGCTTTGAGACAAAGTGTGACCTATTTGCGACAGTTTGTCCCTGCTCAAGAATCGTTATAG
- a CDS encoding shikimate dehydrogenase — MEFFGVHTEGSMSLRLFPVWAQALGIQEANLRGVNLPIDQTLEPHRQAVQRLKQDPKVYGALVTSHKLSVVRAAGELIDRYTPASELTGEVSALYKREGELWGDAVDPENCGLAMADFLPPNWWSLNERAGILVLGGGGACVALLVHVLQQAVNAPSFVQVVEKRTDNLDHCARIAGQLDSGKITVEFIHSSQPQVCDQLVSKLPSGSMVINATGMGKDVPGSPVTDAVRFPVDGVVWELNYRGERPFLHQARKQSQAKSLIVEDGWYYFLRGWSSVIGLVFNIPITQGRFKDFCAVTKRD, encoded by the coding sequence ATGGAATTTTTTGGAGTCCACACAGAGGGCTCCATGTCTTTGCGCCTATTTCCTGTCTGGGCACAGGCACTTGGGATCCAGGAGGCTAACCTGCGAGGCGTAAATCTGCCCATTGACCAGACGCTGGAACCTCATCGTCAAGCGGTTCAACGCCTCAAGCAGGATCCTAAGGTTTATGGCGCGTTGGTTACGTCCCATAAACTATCCGTCGTACGTGCAGCGGGTGAATTGATTGATCGATATACGCCTGCCTCTGAGCTGACCGGGGAGGTCTCAGCACTGTACAAGCGCGAGGGAGAGTTGTGGGGAGATGCGGTGGATCCTGAAAATTGTGGGTTGGCCATGGCAGATTTCCTGCCCCCAAATTGGTGGAGCCTCAATGAAAGAGCGGGAATTTTAGTACTTGGAGGAGGAGGGGCATGTGTGGCTCTTTTGGTACATGTGCTGCAACAGGCAGTGAATGCCCCTTCCTTTGTTCAGGTGGTGGAAAAGCGTACAGACAATCTTGATCACTGTGCCCGGATTGCCGGGCAGCTTGATTCAGGGAAAATCACCGTAGAATTTATTCACTCAAGCCAGCCGCAGGTGTGCGATCAGCTTGTCTCTAAGCTTCCGTCAGGCTCGATGGTGATCAATGCGACGGGAATGGGGAAAGATGTGCCGGGGTCTCCCGTCACAGATGCTGTTCGTTTTCCCGTTGATGGAGTCGTGTGGGAGCTCAATTATCGAGGGGAGCGTCCCTTTCTTCACCAGGCGAGGAAGCAGTCGCAGGCAAAGTCATTGATTGTGGAGGATGGCTGGTATTATTTTTTGCGCGGCTGGTCAAGTGTAATAGGACTTGTATTCAATATTCCGATCACACAGGGTCGGTTTAAAGATTTTTGTGCGGTTACAAAGAGAGACTGA
- a CDS encoding sulfatase-like hydrolase/transferase, whose protein sequence is MQFLRLSLILFLFLAFNSLQKDSPDYDTLQLPNRPNILWIVAEDMSPTIPAYGDSTIQTPNLDRLFNDGVRYTRMFSVSGVCAPSRFSIATGIYTTRGGAQHMRTSSRPEYMEQIGVIPYEATPDPPVRMMSEVMRENGYYTTNNSKQDYQFKAPVMAWDENSRQAHWKNRPENLPFFSVINIGVTHESQIWVRANDSLLIPSDLEVPIPPYLPNTELVRADVRRMYSNILLLDARVGAILDELEADGLLEETIVMFYSDHGGPLPRQKRQLYDSGLHVPLAIRFPDRQLAGLTDEQLISFVDLAPTVFSLTGAPMPDYLDGKAFLGNQRAEMPRQFIHAAADRFDAEYDTKRAVRDHRFKYIRNLQPDRGYYLPVTYREQMATMQELLRLRDAGELDEFQSQWFRSSKPEEELFDTDEDPHELFNLADDPAHTEQLVIMRTELDHWMSDTSDPGTMDEMDFVASQWPGHIQPQSSAVSIELTSDGANITRATDDSLHYRITLNTDHTDSVQLRLTTATEGASIGYQTLEPSATIADRWLLYTSPVTLPPNHTLKAVAHRIGYAPSGIVTVGNNLK, encoded by the coding sequence ATGCAGTTCTTACGCCTTTCCCTAATTCTGTTTCTTTTTCTCGCATTTAATTCCCTTCAAAAGGATTCTCCAGACTACGACACCCTCCAATTGCCAAACCGGCCGAATATTCTGTGGATCGTGGCCGAAGACATGAGCCCCACGATCCCTGCATATGGGGATTCAACCATTCAAACTCCTAATCTTGACCGACTTTTCAATGACGGGGTGCGATATACACGCATGTTTTCTGTATCGGGGGTTTGTGCCCCTAGCCGCTTCTCTATTGCAACCGGCATTTACACGACGCGCGGAGGTGCACAGCATATGCGCACCTCTTCCCGCCCGGAGTATATGGAACAGATCGGCGTCATCCCCTACGAAGCCACCCCCGATCCACCCGTACGCATGATGAGTGAGGTGATGCGTGAAAACGGCTACTATACAACGAACAACAGTAAACAGGATTATCAATTTAAGGCACCCGTGATGGCTTGGGACGAGAATAGCCGTCAAGCTCACTGGAAGAATCGCCCCGAGAATTTGCCTTTCTTCTCGGTAATCAACATTGGCGTGACGCATGAATCCCAGATCTGGGTACGGGCAAATGATTCTCTTTTGATTCCATCTGACTTAGAGGTACCTATTCCCCCGTATCTGCCGAACACCGAATTGGTTCGTGCAGATGTGCGGCGGATGTACTCGAATATTCTGCTCCTGGATGCTCGTGTCGGAGCGATCCTAGATGAACTGGAAGCTGACGGTTTACTAGAAGAAACCATCGTCATGTTTTATTCTGATCATGGTGGACCCCTCCCCCGGCAAAAACGTCAGCTTTATGACTCAGGACTGCATGTTCCATTGGCGATCCGGTTTCCAGATCGACAACTCGCGGGGTTGACAGATGAACAGCTAATCAGCTTTGTTGATCTGGCACCTACCGTCTTTTCTTTGACTGGAGCCCCCATGCCGGATTATCTGGACGGAAAGGCATTCCTAGGCAATCAGCGTGCGGAGATGCCCAGGCAGTTTATCCATGCTGCTGCCGATCGGTTTGATGCCGAGTATGACACCAAACGGGCAGTCAGAGATCATCGGTTCAAATACATCCGAAATCTACAGCCTGATCGCGGCTATTATCTGCCCGTTACCTACCGGGAGCAGATGGCAACGATGCAAGAACTGCTCCGCTTGCGTGATGCCGGAGAGCTTGATGAATTCCAGTCTCAATGGTTTCGGAGTTCCAAACCCGAAGAAGAGCTTTTTGATACCGACGAAGACCCGCATGAGCTCTTTAACCTTGCAGACGACCCCGCCCATACGGAGCAGTTGGTCATAATGCGTACCGAATTAGACCATTGGATGAGCGATACTTCGGACCCTGGTACAATGGACGAAATGGATTTTGTCGCTTCGCAGTGGCCCGGCCACATACAACCCCAAAGCTCTGCCGTGTCTATTGAATTGACCTCCGATGGAGCGAATATCACACGTGCAACCGACGACTCGCTGCACTATAGGATCACCCTTAATACAGATCATACGGACTCTGTACAACTGCGTTTGACGACCGCGACTGAAGGGGCATCTATTGGTTATCAGACTCTAGAACCTAGTGCAACCATAGCAGATCGCTGGCTATTGTACACATCGCCGGTCACGCTTCCTCCAAATCATACCCTAAAGGCCGTCGCACATCGTATCGGATACGCTCCCAGCGGTATCGTCACGGTGGGGAATAATCTAAAGTAG